Proteins encoded by one window of Streptomyces sp. NBC_01571:
- a CDS encoding helix-turn-helix domain-containing protein translates to MSPIEPGAAGTPPEPGTADALPVVAPQLRELRRRAALTLEAAAHAAGLSAAHLSRLETGQRQPSLPMLLALARIYGTTVSELLGERVAERDAIVRAADMEPTAAGGWTYWQAGSPGRGMQALRVHVPYGSQGDIVRVHPGEEWLHVLQGRLRLRLGDTTQVLAPGDSAHFDSLTPHRIAAADQAGADLLFVHTLLQSPAAALCLGPAAAHPTLGEMS, encoded by the coding sequence ATGAGCCCCATCGAGCCGGGGGCGGCCGGTACGCCGCCCGAGCCCGGGACAGCCGACGCCCTGCCCGTCGTCGCGCCGCAGTTGCGTGAACTGCGCCGGCGCGCCGCACTGACCCTGGAGGCCGCGGCCCACGCCGCGGGGCTCTCGGCCGCCCACCTCTCCCGGCTGGAGACGGGGCAGCGCCAGCCCTCGCTGCCGATGCTGCTCGCCCTCGCCCGCATCTACGGTACGACGGTCTCGGAGCTGCTGGGCGAAAGGGTCGCCGAACGTGACGCCATCGTCCGGGCCGCCGACATGGAGCCGACCGCGGCGGGCGGCTGGACCTACTGGCAGGCCGGTTCCCCGGGCCGCGGGATGCAGGCGCTGCGGGTGCACGTCCCCTACGGCTCCCAGGGCGACATCGTGCGCGTCCATCCCGGCGAGGAGTGGCTCCACGTCCTCCAGGGGCGGCTGCGGCTGCGCCTCGGGGACACCACGCAGGTGCTCGCGCCCGGGGACAGCGCGCACTTCGACTCGCTGACCCCGCACCGCATTGCCGCCGCCGATCAGGCGGGGGCCGATCTCCTCTTCGTACACACCCTGTTGCAGAGCCCCGCCGCCGCGCTGTGCCTCGGCCCGGCGGCGGCGCACCCGACCCTGGGAGAGATGTCATGA
- a CDS encoding DUF6126 family protein — protein MEDKFPRALWVRLIIYVAVGHLFAAFIYLLFTLGAQNQ, from the coding sequence ATGGAGGACAAGTTCCCCCGTGCGCTGTGGGTACGGCTGATCATCTACGTCGCCGTCGGCCACCTCTTCGCGGCCTTCATCTACCTGCTGTTCACGCTGGGAGCGCAGAACCAGTAG